One region of Quercus lobata isolate SW786 chromosome 2, ValleyOak3.0 Primary Assembly, whole genome shotgun sequence genomic DNA includes:
- the LOC115974796 gene encoding uncharacterized protein LOC115974796 gives MTTNSMCCSRLVIAPKPIDNRILVSPIGIRVFVPHGTTTTARPTSSSRVCVVRASMVDSYESSFDFVKRMEKAWLISQQPRPINCTSCNSNGHVECKWCGGTGFFILGDNMLCQVPSRNSSCVICSGKGSMCCSDCKGTGFRAKWLGEPPISK, from the exons atgacGACGAACAGTATGTGTTGTAGTAGGCTTGTGATTGCACCGAAACCAATTGACAATAGAATCCTCGTATCGCCGATTGGTATTCGGGTGTTTGTACCTCATGGTACAACCACTACTGCAAGGCCCACCTCGAGTTCTAGGGTTTGTGTTGTTCGGGCTTCAATGGTGGACTCCTATGAGAGCTCCTTCGATTTCGTTAAGCGCATGGAGAAAGCCTGGTTAATCTCTCAG CAACCCAGACCAATTAATTGTACTTCTTGCAACTCAAACGGACATGTTGAATGCAAATGGTGTGGGGGTACAGGCTTCTTTATTCTTGGGGATAACATGCTCTGCCAAGTCCCTTCAAGAAACTCCAGTTGTGTTATTTGTTCTGGAAAG GGATCAATGTGTTGCTCTGATTGTAAGGGAACAGGCTTTCGTGCCAAGTGGTTAGGAGAGCCTCCTATTTCCAAGTAG